From the genome of Mixophyes fleayi isolate aMixFle1 chromosome 2, aMixFle1.hap1, whole genome shotgun sequence, one region includes:
- the LOC142138686 gene encoding olfactory receptor 6N1-like: MKKQPIQVNEEYDKSADSYNLTFSHVTEFIIFGFPSLQKYHILLFCVLLFIYLFTITGNGIIFFLVILDQRLQTPMYFFVSNLSFLDMSYTSVTIPKMLAKFSMHLDTISYTACFVQMYMFLSLAATECLLLTVMAYDRYLAICSPLHYPTIMTRRLYIFLSAAAWLGGFMSPVIQLILALNLPFCGPNIIHHYYCDHPPLLQLACANTSFNVAVGSSIGAFIILISFSLILISYLKIILTILNINSNNGRKKTFSTCASHFIVVNIFFLPIIFMYIRPTASYSSDVDSVVAMLYTVLTPMMNPIIYSLRNKDIHNAFRKKINCKCIRMREN; encoded by the exons ATGAAGAAGCAGCCG ATTCAGGTTAATGAAGAATATGATAAGTCAGCAGATTCTTACAATCTGACTTTCAGCCATGTGACTGAATTCATCATCTTTGGATTCCCGAGTCTTCAGAAATATCACATCTTGCTGTTTTGTGTGTTACTTTTCATATATCTCTTCACCATCACTGGTAATGGCATCATCTTCTTCCTGGTCATACTTGACCAAAGACTACAGACCCCAATGTATTTTTTTGTCAGCAATTTGTCTTTCCTAGACATGAGTTACACCTCGGTGACCATCCCCAAGATGTTGGCAAAGTTCTCAATGCATCTGGACACCATTTCCTACACAGCCTGTTTTGTTCAGATGTACATGTTCCTGTCTTTAGCGGCAACGGAGTGTTTACTTCTCACTGTAATGGCATATGATCGATATCTAGCAATATGCTCTCCTCTACATTATCCAACCATTATGACCAGGAGATTATACATATTTCTATCAGCTGCAGCCTGGTTGGGAGGTTTTATGTCTCCAGTCATACAGCTAATCTTAGCTTTGAACTTACCTTTTTGTGGTCCTAATATCATCCACCATTACTACTGTGATCATCCACCATTGCTGCAGCTGGCTTGTGCCAACACATCCTTCAATGTAGCAGTTGGGTCCTCAATTGGTGCCTTTATTATATTGATAAGTTTTAGTCTTATTCTAATTTCTTACCTTAAAATAATCCTAACAATCCTCAACATAAATTCCAACAATGGGCGCaagaaaacattttccacatgcGCTTCACACTTCATAGtggtaaatatatttttcctaCCAATTATCTTCATGTACATCCGGCCAACAGCATCCTACTCCTCTGACGTGGACTCTGTAGTGGCCATGTTGTATACAGTATTAACGCCAATGATGAATCCTATCATATATAGCCTTAGAAATAAAGACATTCACAATGCTTTTAGGAAGAAAATAAACTGTAAGTGTATCAGAATGAGAGAAAATTAA